The following proteins are encoded in a genomic region of Phaeodactylum tricornutum CCAP 1055/1 chromosome 1, whole genome shotgun sequence:
- a CDS encoding predicted protein: MSTASVDVANPLLQQEDLPKFASIQPTDLTPAVEDLLSKMNQDFDSFETKLTQASGSMEFEDVLPELERMQFGLGYAWGVAGHLNGVKNGDELRQAYEANQPKIVEAMSKFRQSKPVYDALSAIDEKIKSTDDASFALSQRRRAVESSLRSMTLGGVGLEGDDKKRFNEIKMKLASLSTTFSNNVLDETKAFSVTIEDGSKLEGVPDSAKAMWAQAHINSLKSKDGKEDEEVPEMDANKGPWRITLDMPSYIAVMSHLPDRALREQVYKASIQRASEQSNDKNNVPLLYEILKLKQETAKLLGFDNYAQLSLSSKMAPSVEAVRELSDLIAEKALPAAEKELAEITALAREKGGEEYSTENLDKLMPWDSTFWSERLKESKFNLTEEETRPFFALPSVLDGMFQLVERIFNIEVKKADGDAEVWNKDVSFFKVYDADSGKHIASFFLDPYSRPEDKRGGAWMDVCVGKSEAVQRDVPVAYLTCNGSPPVGSTPSLMTFREVETLFHEFGHGLQHMLTTASVGDVAGINGVEWDAVELPSQFMENWCYDRPTIYGFAKHWKTNEPMPEEMFNKLCEQKTFNAGMMSCRQLLFGQLDMELHSNFDPEAGESGKGESVFDVHRRMAAKYTPYSEPLPEDRFLCTFQHIFAGGYSAGYYSYKWAEVMSADAFSAFEEVGLDNEEEVKKVGRKFRDTVLSLGGGVDPMQVFKQFRGREPTPDALLRHNGLV, from the exons ATGTCGACCGCATCCGTCGACGTGGCGAACCCGCTCCTCCAGCAGGAGGATTTGCCCAAATTCGCCTCCATTCAGCCCACCGATCTGACACCTGCCGTGGAAGATCTCTTGTCCAAGATGAATCAGGATTTTGATTCCTTCGAGACAAAACTGACGCAAGCATCCGGTAGTATGGAATTTGAAGACGTCTTGCCGGAACTGGAACGCATGCAGTTCGGCCTCGGCTACGCCTGGGGCGTCGCCGGACACCTGAACGGTGTCAAGAATGGAGACGAACTCCGGCAAGCGTACGAGGCCAATCAGCCCAAAATCGTGGAAGCCATGAGTAAATTCCGTCAGAGCAAACCGGTGTACGACGCGCTCTCggccattgacgaaaagaTCAAAAGTACGGATGACGCTTCCTTTGCACTGTCCCAGAGACGTCGGGCTGTCGAGAGTTCGCTACGATCCATGACACTGGGTGGTGTCGGGTTGGAGGGTGACGACAAGAAACGTTTCAACGAAATCAAAATGAAACTGGCGTCGCTGAGTACAACCTTTTCCAACAACGTCTTGGACGAAACCAAGGCGTTCAGCGTCACGATCGAAGACGGCAGTAAGCTGGAAGGCGTGCCCGATTCCGCCAAGGCCATGTGGGCCCAAGCGCACATCAATTCACTGAAATCCAAAGATGGCAAGGAAGATGAGGAGGTCCCGGAAATGGACGCCAACAAAGGACCTTGGCGCATTACTCTCGACATGCCGTCCTACATTGCCGTCATGAGTCACCTTCCGGACAGGGCGTTACGCGAACAGGTCTACAAGGCTAGCATTCAGCGGGCGTCGGAGCAGAGTAACGACAAGAATAATGTACCACTCTTGTACGAGATTCTCAAACTGAAGCAAGAAACTGCCAAGCTTCTGGGCTTTGACAACTACGCCCAACTcagtttgtcttccaaaatgGCACCGTCGGTGGAAGCTGTCCGTGAGTTATCCGATCTGATTGCGGAAAAAGCCTTGCCAGCGGCCGAAAAGGAGCTTGCTGAAATCACGGCGTTGGCGCGGGAAAAGGGTGGCGAGGAATACAGCACGGAGAACCTCGACAAGTTGATGCCGTGGGATTCCACCTTTTGGAGCGAACGGTTGAAAGAATCGAAGTTCAATTtgaccgaagaagaaactcGTCCGTTCTTTGCCTTGCCCTCTGTTCTGGATGGTATGTTTCAGCTGGTTGAGCGTATTTTCAACATTGAAGTCAAGAAAGCGGACGGCGACGCCGAAGTTTGGAACAAGGACGTTTCTTTTTTCAAGGTGTACGACGCCGATTCCGGCAAGCACATTGCCAGTTTCTTTTTGGACCCATACTCGCGTCCTGAAGACAAACGCGGCGGTGCCTGGATGGATGTGTGTGTCGGTAAGTCGGAAGCCGTACAACGCGACGTGCCTGTAGCCTACCTGACCTGCAACGGGTCTCCACCGGTCGGTAGCACGCCGTCTCTCATGACATTTCGTGAGGTCGAAACCTTGTTTCACGAATTCGGACACGGTCTGCAGCACAT GTTAACCACTGCCTCAGTGGGAGATGTGGCTGGCATCAACGGCGTCGAATGGGACGCCGTCGAATTGCCTTCACAGTTCATGGAAAACTGGTGTTACGATAGACCCACTATTTACGGCTTTGCCAAGCACTGGAAGACGAATGAGCCGATGCCCGAGGAAATGTTCAATAAGCTTTGTGAACAAAAGACGTTCAATGCTGGTATGATGTCCTGTCGTCAGTTGCTGTTTGGTCAATTGGACATGGAGTTGCACTCCAACTTCGACCCGGAGGCTGGCGAAAGTGGAAAAGGCGAATCCGTCTTTGACGTCCACCGCCGTATGGCGGCCAAGTACACACCGTACAGTGAACCGTTACCCGAGGATCGTTTCTTGTGCACCTTTCAGCATATCTTTGCCGGTGGTTACAGCGCGGGATACTATAGCTACAAGTGGGCCGAAGTCATGTCGGCCGACGCCTTCTCGGCGTTCGAAGAAGTTGGCcttgacaacgaagaagaagttAAGAAAGTGGGACGAAAGTTCCGGGATACAGTCTTGAGTTTGGGAGGAGGTGTCGATCCCATGCAAGTGTTCAAACAATTCCGCGGTCGTGAACCAACACCAGATGCTCTCCTACGCCACAATGGGTTGGTTTAA
- a CDS encoding predicted protein codes for MVVQEPRDSWERKPGRVDHGYWHVRSDRVVDCESSSTQPVINTTMPHSLRFLVLCILPILCKAQRSNSPDDWYQKYPFYPPYCSTPSQMALRTIPPLANADQSFGESRLEHASVIIRHGARTPWTSGLNCWEGYAASKETGVWDCDLTTYLAPPPSTDGTAASSNDPNATFLFEKRYDALQHPEHGLSNYFNGTCQLGQLLLRGYAQELTNGQHLRDAYVYDASRENHDPRMRLLDVTTAAVPWSDTNLWYRADDDQRTLMSGQVLLRGLLGPEIRAHVDTHGSYPVIPLHTADRARDVLDPNEAVCPRLAELRQRFAASNAYRAVERSAETLLLRRFMRDVLRIEGDMMAVDCLMTTMCTDRDLPDAVNDYRGTDPTRRTGALHDAPRDHVRRETSEYGVDLFQRLYDWDVQSYTMVYGANDAEYAKLGMQPLWHEVVSVVRGIVHGEATVCCPVRPPAKLALYSGHDTTIMPMLASLGPHVWDGIWAPYASLLVLEVHAINLDGVANRTRYPSDYAFRLVYNGQVLTSRMDDCPDDAELCDIQVLLDHVEPFATPDWDCRLRYPTADAVAETVNQAVRVVTSPGGFLALLMLLVGSAAVGSVGTVCLLTRSGFRRRERYRLPLDDDEDGLVLDDENEKDGISLATTNTRDGYSDHKQRASLAESNHTADEGTLPDLVMT; via the coding sequence ATGGTGGTCCAAGAACCTCGTGACTCGTGGGAGAGAAAACCGGGTCGGGTCGACCATGGGTACTGGCACGTCCGGTCAGATCGggttgttgactgtgaatcttCTTCGACACAACCCGTCATCAACACTACCATGCCGCATTCTTTGCGGTTTCTCGTCCTTTGCATACTACCGATACTATGTAAGGCTCAACGATCCAACAGTCCCGATGATTGGTACCAAAAATATCCTTTCTATCCCCCGTATTGTTCCACACCCTCGCAAATGGCGCTGCGGACGATTCCGCCTCTCGCAAATGCCGACCAATCCTTCGGCGAATCGCGATTGGAGCACGCGTCGGTCATTATCCGTCACGGGGCTCGGACGCCCTGGACATCTGGACTCAACTGTTGGGAAGGATACGCCGCCAGCAAGGAGACGGGGGTCTGGGATTGCGATTTGACCACCTACCTGGCTCCGCCACCATCCACCGACGGCACAGCCGCATCCAGCAACGACCCGAACGCCACGTTTCTTTTCGAAAAACGCTACGACGCCTTGCAGCATCCGGAACACGGTCTCTCCAACTATTTCAACGGAACCTGTCAACTTGGACAGCTCTTGCTTCGAGGATACGCACAGGAACTCACCAACGGCCAGCATTTGCGGGACGCCTACGTGTACGACGCGTCGCGCGAAAATCACGATCCCCGCATGCGCCTGTTGGACGTCACGACTGCAGCGGTGCCCTGGTCGGATACGAATCTGTGGTACCGTGCCGACGATGACCAACGCACCCTCATGTCCGGTCAAGTCTTGTTGCGCGGCCTGTTGGGTCCCGAAATACGCGCGCACGTCGACACACACGGTTCCTACCCCGTCATTCCCTTGCACACTGCGGATCGTGCACGGGACGTCCTGGATCCCAACGAAGCCGTGTGTCCGCGTTTGGCCGAACTCCGCCAACGCTTCGCCGCGTCCAATGCGTACCGGGCCGTGGAACGGTCGGCCGAAACGCTCCTACTCCGGCGCTTTATGCGAGACGTGCTGCGGATTGAGGGAGACATGATGGCGGTGGATTGTTTGATGACAACAATGTGCACGGATCGGGATTTGCCCGACGCCGTGAACGATTACCGTGGCACCGATCCGACGCGTCGGACCGGGGCACTCCACGACGCACCGCGCGATCACGTGCGGCGCGAAACTTCCGAGTACGGCGTCGATTTGTTCCAACGATTGTACGACTGGGATGTCCAATCCTACACGATGGTGTACGGGGCCAACGATGCCGAGTACGCCAAGCTCGGGATGCAACCACTGTGGCACGAAGTCGTGTCGGTCGTCCGGGGCATCGTCCACGGGGAAGCGACCGTGTGCTGTCCGGTCCGTCCCCCAGCGAAGCTGGCACTGTACTCGGGTCACGACACGACCATCATGCCAATGCTGGCGTCGCTGGGTCCGCACGTGTGGGATGGAATCTGGGCGCCGTACGCGAGTTTGCTCGTCCTGGAAGTGCACGCCATCAATCTAGACGGGGTCGCCAATCGGACGCGGTACCCGTCCGACTACGCCTTTCGATTGGTGTACAACGGTCAAGTTTTGACGTCCCGTATGGACGACTGTCCCGACGACGCCGAGCTTTGCGATATTCAGGTTCTGCTGGATCACGTCGAACCGTTTGCGACACCCGACTGGGACTGTCGACTACGGTATCCCACGGCGGATGCGGTGGCGGAGACCGTGAACCAGGCCGTACGTGTCGTGACGAGTCCTGGAGGCTTTCTGGCCTTGTTGATGCTGCTGGTGGGGAGTGCCGCGGTGGGGTCCGTTGGGACGGTGTGTTTGCTGACGAGATCGGGCTTTCGACGGCGGGAACGGTACCGGCTAccgttggacgacgacgaagacggtTTGGTTcttgacgacgagaacgaaaaggatggaATCTCTTTGGCCACCACCAATACTCGAGATGGCTATTCGGACCATAAACAGAGAGCATCTCTAGCAGAATCCAACCACACGGCGGACGAGGGAACCCTTCCCGACCTAGTCATGACTTGA
- a CDS encoding predicted protein has translation VKHGGGLMSPSNVKAVTACTLYSFCSVSMILVNKSLASRYVPNDGCDLNVLLVVFQAVTAVVCVEICRKAGWVEYPPLTWAVAKSWAPVNIFFCLMLFTGMASLQFNSVPMVTVFKNVTNILTTAGDYVCFGARPEGLVYVAFGVMLSGAVAAAWNDVEITLVGLFWMAMNCVATCGYVLYMKFATQSVKMSKFGMVYVNNVLCIVFLLPAAYALGQVDMFWNTPDLHTIDYGIKNFWAGFVGFFLNFASLNCVQTTGPTTYAIVGSLNKVPVAMLGFFLFDNVITPQTWFFIGVSMCGGFLYSFAKIFGGRPKVTARQDSE, from the exons GTCAAACACGGGGGTGGTCTCATGTCCCCCAGCAACGTCAAGGCCGTCACAGCCTGCACTCTCTACAGCTTTTGCAGTGTCAGTATGATTCTGGTCAATAAGAGTCTCGCCAGTAGGTACGTACCCAACGACGGAT GTGACTTGAACGTTCTCCTCGTTGTCTTTCAAGCCGTCACGGCGGTCGTGTGCGTCGAGATCTGCCGCAAAGCCGGCTGGGTGGAATACCCTCCCCTGACCTGGGCCGTGGCCAAGTCCTGGGCTCCCGTCAATATCTTTTTCTGTCTCATGCTCTTCACCGGCATGGCGTCGTTGCAATTCAACTCTGTACCCATGGTTACCGTCTTCAAGAACGTTACCAACATCCTCACCACCGCCGGAGACTACGTTTGTTTCGGAGCACGGCCGGAAGGACTGGTTTACGTCGCCTTTGGGGTCATGCTTTCGGGTGCCGTTGCCGCCGCCTGGAACGACGTGGAAATCACTCTCGTTGGTCTCTTTTGGATGGCCATGAACTGCGTCGCCACCTGCGGATACGTGCTCTACATGAAATTCGCTACCCAGTCCGTCAAAATGTCCAAATTCGGCATGGTCTACGTGAATAACGTACTCTGTATCGTATTTTTGTTGCCCGCCGCCTACGCGCTCGGACAAGTGGACATGTTCTGGAACACACCGGATTTGCACACGATAGATTACGGCATTAAGAACTTTTGGGCCGGCTTTGTCGGATTCTTTTTGAATTTCGCCTCGCTCAACTGCGTCCAAACCACCGGACCCACCACGTACGCCATTGTCGGATCACTCAACAAGGTACCCGTTGCCATGCTCGGGTTCTTTCTCTTTGACAACGTCATTACTCCACAAACGTGGTTCTTTATTGGTGTCAGTATGTGCGGAGGATTCCTCTACAGTTTTGCCAAGATTTTCGGAGGCCGGCCGAAGGTAACGGCCCGTCAAGATTCCGAGTAA
- a CDS encoding predicted protein translates to GTDFKAGQTKFKTAAVEYIRTMGLKPKVIASSNHLGNNDMRNLSTAKTAASAKLRVKHDIFSAWQEDDLDHKVSIMFTEFINDEKRDFVEYTSLGFLGQTHTMVTYTRASDSVLCVPLMLD, encoded by the coding sequence GGCACGGATTTCAAAGCGGGCCAAACCAAATTCAAGACAGCGGCGGTGGAGTACATTCGAACCATGGGACTCAAACCGAAAGTGATTGCCTCCTCTAACCATCTTGGCAACAATGATATGCGCAATTTGTCTACCGCCAAGACGGCGGCCAGCGCCAAACTTCGAGTCAAACACGATATCTTTTCAGCCTGGCAAGAAGACGACCTGGACCACAAAGTAAGCATTATGTTTACGGAATTTATCAACGACGAAAAGCGAGACTTTGTCGAGTACACCAGCCTCGGATTTTTGGGACAAACGCATACCATGGTGACGTACACCAGGGCGTCCGATTCCGTTTTGTGTGTGCCGCTCATGTTGGAT
- a CDS encoding predicted protein has product MMKTSLFLIAAVTTCASAFTPMQMPDSSSVTARRNFLQTASAAVIATTLPGAALAEIVVPPQTVDYEFPTDWGLTFKYEEDAVKVRQHMVVATGMAKGSEKMEEFGKNMKKEMVDFVSYYRRFPKVAGKPSFSTLYTSINVLAGHYTSYGFKYPLPEKRRKRLYQEYAEIEKSLKRGR; this is encoded by the exons ATGATGAAGACGTCTCTCTTTCTAATCGCTGCCGTGACAACGTGCGCATCGGCTTTCACACCGATGCAGATGCCC GATTCTTCGTCGGTTACGGCGCGTCGCAATTTTTTGCAAACCGCCAGTGCCGCGGTGATTGCGACGACGCTACCGGGAGCGGCGTTGGCCGAGATTGTCGTCCCTCCCCAGACCGTCGACTACGAGTTCCCCACAGATTGGGGACTCACCTTCAAGTACGAAGAGGACGCCGTCAAGGTCCGCCAACACATGGTGGTGGCCACCGGCATGGCCAAGGGATCCGAGAAGatggaagagtttggcaaAAACATGAAGAAGGAAATGGTCGACTTTGTCTCCTACTACCGTCGTTTCCCCAAGGTGGCTGGCAAACCCTCTTTCAGTACCTTGTACACTAGTATCAACGTACTCGCTGGACACTACACGTCGTACGGATTCAAGTACCCGCTCCCGGAGAAACGACGCAAGCGTTTGTACCAGGAGTACGCGGAGATTGAAAAGTCGCTGAAGCGTGGCCGCTAA
- a CDS encoding predicted protein, whose amino-acid sequence MSISHKSAQPYALARVITFLSQRWRTCWCQSIDLIIASVSIVDCEELTGSMRLETDPQRSAGGMMILLMMNHLARTTEAFGTPSLLRSDLRSFGSFPKPKFRWRPIKGVGMDGDGDENIQELYRQVAANDPEWFEAFVADVLGDDQVDPELVQLARDSRQQFAVVPEASKATTIDADVVASRHSSSSAPTSQPDPAKVESNGTAQNGQPQKSTPVATAIPSLSISANTVEVETAMNRDESLMVENLTTNVIVDTTKTTTGSVKPTDDNKETGRTGNNHETLISVPNSTISIPNSTINKAVRQQESDTSSPEVSKALVTSVATTEIAIKHEHNDTVVSEACSVEEAKNSTKLNTFASNSSVNEIAQAMYENETIEKQKDASRVSATLDADDEWPSSSVVTGDDSKPIALPVKNPRLDNSTKNSLGKEKKESGAHQNNPLVATEKKTAKPDGGVRRGDDDQPADTPTRATTTNTDFEEESNLIISYFCPTLNVWQKVPLSKMIELGYTQKDVISLEADALELIIEEQVRKPSGGIPVRWKVPKGRRTEIAIQNAEMNLLSEEADKASNDQPPISHRPAGQLEEDIKGAFMANPLGKERYEESSTRDSTGSSKPAVAKGTKQESTGDATGKYDRNVPGDQRRTQTTTEGNSGPRPRVAASSSRDGSSIQDETKDGNRRRRPPPGIRRGDEFLDESRATAPHERAENTDRRQRPRPRERRSSGESRREKTIYSGRGSQPSKQRARDDPPSSSSGVWPDMDTFRRLLRNEAGLRLKILGDDWADVVKEESDWRLNLYKDWLWTVHNGIGRPVVESRSDRMRRQRKFREEVGPPPRRSSNSRSKP is encoded by the coding sequence ATGTCGATCTCACACAAAAGTGCCCAACCGTACGCCCTAGCCCGAGTGATCACCTTTTTATCTCAACGCTGGAGGACATGTTGGTGTCAGTCCATAGACCTAATCATTGCAAGCGTCAGCATCGTTGATTGCGAAGAACTCACGGGAAGTATGCGACTCGAGACGGATCCGCAAAGGTCTGCTGGCGGTATGATGATACTCCTGATGATGAATCACTTGGCTCGAACGACCGAAGCCTTCGGTACTCCTTCCTTGCTTCGATCCGATCTACGAAGCTTTGGTAGTTTTCCGAAGCcaaaatttcgttggcgACCGATCAAAGGTGTAGGCATGGATGGCGATGGGGACGAAAATATCCAAGAGTTGTACCGACAAGTTGCCGCCAATGATCCGGAATGGTTCGAAGCGTTCGTGGCCGACGTTTTGGGGGACGATCAAGTTGATCCGGAATTGGTGCAGCTGGCACGGGACAGTCGCCAACAATTCGCAGTCGTTCCGGAAGCGTCAAAAGCAACGACCATTGACGCTGACGTTGTCGCGTCACGGCATAGCAGCAGTTCCGCACCGACGAGTCAACCCGATCCGGCAAAGGTGGAATCGAACGGGACGGCACAGAACGGTCAACCACAAAAGTCTACGCCAGTCGCCACGGCGATCCCATCATTGTCCATTTCAGCAAATACTGTAGAAGTCGAGACAGCCATGAATAGAGACGAGTCGCTGATGGTCGAAAATCTTACAACCAACGTCATTGTGGACACGACAAAAACAACGACTGGATCGGTGAAGCCAActgacgacaacaaagaaacTGGCCGGACTGGAAATAACCATGAGACATTGATCTCTGTTCCCAATTCTACAATCAGCATTCCCAATTCAACAATTAACAAAGCTGTCCGCCAGCAGGAATCCGATACCAGCTCGCCAGAGGTCTCCAAAGCACTGGTAACGTCCGTAGCAACGACCGAAATTGCCATAAAGCACGAGCACAACGACACCGTCGTTTCCGAGGCGTGTTCCGTAGAGGAAGCAAAGAACAGTACAAAGTTAAACACATTTGCATCAAACTCGAGTGTCAACGAAATAGCACAGGCGATGTATGAAAACGAAACGATTGAGAAACAAAAGGATGCTTCTCGAGTATCCGCGACGCTCGACGCGGACGATGAATGGCCAAGCTCGAGCGTCGTGACGGGAGACGATTCAAAACCAATCGCGTTGCCGGTGAAAAACCCGCGACTCGATAATTCAACGAAAAACTCTCTGggcaaagaaaaaaaggaaagtgGCGCCCACCAAAACAACCCACTAGTAGCAACGGAAAAGAAGACCGCTAAACCGGATGGTGGTGTCCGGAGAGGTGATGATGACCAGCCAGCAGACACCCCAACTCGGGCTACTACCACCAACACGGATTTTGAGGAGGAGTCAAATCTCATTATTTCCTACTTCTGTCCGACATTGAATGTTTGGCAAAAAGTACCGTTGTCAAAAATGATAGAGTTGGGTTACACGCAAAAGGATGTCATTTCTCTCGAAGCCGATGCGTTAGAGTTGATCATCGAAGAACAAGTCCGCAAGCCTTCGGGCGGTATTCCAGTTCGATGGAAAGTTCCAAAGGGAAGACGCACAGAAATTGCAATTCAAAACGCGGAGATGAACCTTCTTTCGGAGGAGGCAGATAAAGCCAGCAACGATCAACCACCCATTTCACATCGACCAGCGGGACAATTGGAAGAGGACATCAAAGGAGCGTTCATGGCTAATCctcttggaaaagaaagatatGAAGAATCTTCTACAAGAGATTCTACTGGATCTAGCAAGCCCGCAGTCGCAAAAGGGACGAAACAAGAATCGACTGGTGATGCAACTGGAAAATACGATCGCAACGTGCCTGGGGATCAAAGGAGGACCCAAACTACAACGGAAGGCAATAGTGGCCCAAGGCCGCGAGTGGCCGCATCATCTAGTCGAGATGGTAGCTCAATACAAGACGAAACGAAAGATGGCAACCGTAGAAGGAGACCTCCGCCAGGAATTAGAAGGGGCGATGAGTTTCTAGACGAATCTAGGGCGACCGCTCCTCATGAGAGAGCGGAAAATACGGATCGACGGCAACGGCCTCGTCCACGTGAGCGTCGGAGCTCAGGGGAGAGCCGTCGTGAAAAAACAATATACAGTGGCCGCGGGTCTCAGCCGTCAAAGCAACGAGCGCGAGACGATCCCCCGTCGTCCAGTTCAGGTGTCTGGCCCGATATGGATACATTTCGAAGGCTCTTGAGGAACGAGGCTGGATTGCGACTCAAAATTTTAGGCGACGATTGGGCTGATGTGGTAAAAGAAGAGAGTGATTGGAGATTGAATCTCTATAAAGACTGGCTATGGACTGTGCATAACGGGATTGGGCGACCGGTTGTTGAGAGTCGAAGCGACCGCATGCGTCGACAGCGCAAATTTCGTGAAGAAGTGGGTCCACCGCCACGAAGATCCTCCAATAGTCGGTCCAAGCCATAG
- a CDS encoding predicted protein, producing the protein MGNNKKTNKDALRQRKKPEAPVPDDTVDDNDSDDKIPDDVRAVKDKLEAETGKTYRYRPAKKDLPSISDMLVHGSPESQGRPRTWTETIGYPVALAAVFLISLLIFHHAPHSQSKRNKFVLPKMQKRPPGNAATAAQTSSRTDNEKHPLPSKD; encoded by the coding sequence AtgggcaacaacaagaaaacgaacaAGGACGCATTGCGTCAACGCAAAAAGCCGGAAGCACCGGTACCGGACGATAccgtggacgacaacgacagcgacgacaaGATTCCGGACGACGTTCGCGCCGTCAAGGACAAACTCGAAGCAGAAACGGGCAAAACATACCGCTACCGTCCAGCCAAAAAGGATCTTCCGTCCATATCGGACATGCTGGTACACGGATCACCCGAATCGCAGGGACGACCCCGGACTTGGACGGAAACGATTGGTTACCCCGTGGCCCTCGCTGCCGTCTTTCTCATCAGTTTGCTCATCTTCCATCACGCGCCccacagtcaatccaaacGCAACAAATTTGTACTGCCCAAAATGCAAAAACGACCTCCAGGCAACGCCGCTACCGCAGCCCAGACCTCGTCCCGGACGGACAACGAGAAGCATCCGTTGCCATCCAAGGATTGA
- a CDS encoding centrin-like protein (centrin are components of the MTOC (microtubule organizing center).) yields MPPKQRTRKRARTAIPAAPPADVPPPVRQAMNALFADTDFSKDKEENVTWIKTNLRNKLELCAVTTSDVRSCWAESDTETTKGNLEALTVAAWNQQSRAERAFDLLDEAGKGMIVLEDLERVAAEFLGDSVTRDDLEEMIREVDSTGDGLLNRTSICRLAREINL; encoded by the exons ATG CCCCCGAAACAACGGACACGCAAACGGGCACGGACCGCGATACCAGCGGCCCCTCCCGCCGACGTGCCTCCGCCCGTCCGACAAGCCATGAACGCTTTGTTCGCCGATAccgacttttccaaag ACAAGGAGGAGAACGTGACATGGATAAAAACAAATTTACGGAACAAGTTGGAACTGTGCGCCGTCACCACCAGCGACGTACGGTCCTGTTGGGCTGAGTCGGATACGGAGACGACCAAAGGTAATTTGGAGGCTCTGACGGTGGCGGCATGGAATCAACAGAGTCGTGCGGAACGCGCCTTTGACCTTTTGGACGAGGCCGGCAAGGGGATGATTGTGTTGGAGGATCTTGAACGAGTAGCGGCCGAATTTTTGGGAGATTCCGTCACCCGCGACGATTTGGAGGAAATGATCCGCGAAGTGGATTCCACCGGTGACGGGTTGTTGAACCGCACGAGTATTTGCCGACTCGCGCGAGAAATTAATTTGTAA
- a CDS encoding predicted protein, with product MYNNVKTIQGLKGKGPTLGGEKLGLNPLCGYPEDLSIADIKKILDDCPSVEELVRKYPVEGNFLADRGYLTYSAFAEANKNNNPLTVRAIFDTLNTSTDVCNPETAQEKLDSYRENPDLIKGELLKSKLIGFSSIFVLLFLLGLADVIAFGHAKDGWFPEWPGAQNLPWSLFDADIGLGAIPQYWVSDD from the exons ATGTACAACAATGTTAAAACAATCCAAGGcttgaaaggaaaaggaccGACGCTTGGAGGGGAGAAGCTGGGATTAAACCCTTTATGTGGGTACCCAGAAGACTTGAGCATTGCCGACATAAAAAAGATCCTTGATGACTGCCCTTCGGTTGAAGAACTTGTGAGAAAGTATCCCGTAGAAGGCAACTTTCTCGCGGATCGAGGCTA CTTGACTTATTCTGCCTTTGCCGAGGCgaacaagaacaacaatCCACTCACCGTTCGTGCTATCTTCGATACTCTTAATACTTCGACAGACGTTTGCAACCCAGAGACAGCACAAGAAAAGCTGGATTCTTACAGAGAGAATCCTGATCTGATCAAAGGCGAGCTCTTGAAATCCAAATTGATTGGGTTCtcttccatttttgtgttgctctttttgctcGGGCTGGCCGATGTGATTGCCTTTGGCCATGCCAAGGACGGCTGGTTCCCAGAGTGGCCCGGTGCGCAGAATTTGCCGTGGTCTCTTTTTGACGCCGATATCGGTTTGGGCGCTATCCCGCAATATTGGGTTTCCGACGATTAA
- a CDS encoding predicted protein, with protein sequence GYFWMLKDLRTCEDKPLLTSPSLIPESRARPFPNLCNLKSLSGETVDVPDYFVRKNRSRDTQAQCTLVAISFRDYGYQLLSSWIDPFREALQDKDRVEVIRLNISEGFFNKWILKGPVQGLMKKNTPVEEHDRTLLYFGSDLALFKDALRMHNVMTGFVFLVDGVGRVRFAGSGKASEDEAARLVRMASEL encoded by the coding sequence GGATACTTTTGGATGCTCAAGGATCTCCGAACCTGCGAAGACAAGCCTTTGCTAACCAGCCCGTCCCTCATTCCGGAATCGAGAGCCCGTCCGTTTCCCAACTTGTGCAATTTAAAGTCCTTGTCGGGAGAGACGGTTGACGTACCGGACTACTTTGTGCGCAAGAATCGATCACGCGACACCCAGGCGCAGTGCACCCTCGTGGCCATTAGTTTTCGCGATTACGGCTATCAACTTTTGTCCTCCTGGATCGATCCGTTCCGGGAAGCTCTGCAAGACAAGGACCGTGTGGAAGTCATCCGTCTCAACATTTCGGAAGGATTTTTCAACAAGTGGATACTCAAAGGACCCGTACAGGGGTTGATGAAGAAGAATACGCCAGTGGAGGAACACGATCGGACTTTGCTCTACTTTGGCAGCGACCTCGCTCTCTTTAAGGATGCACTGCGTATGCACAATGTCATGACGGGATTCGTCTTTCTAGTCGACGGGGTTGGGCGAGTCCGCTTTGCTGGATCGGGCAAGGCCAGCGAAGACGAAGCGGCCCGTCTCGTGCGGATGGCCTCCGAACTG